CAACGCTGGGCGTCAAGAATTTCACCATCAAGATGAGCTGCTGCGCAGGCGATAACACAGGCTCCGCATCCAATACATTTGTGGTGGTCGCCAACAACAAAGCTATTCATGAGAGTGCTCTCCTCGCTCAATGTGAAGCAGGTGATGAGAGGTGTGTCCAAGTGGCTCACCAAGGAAATTCTTGTAGAGCTTCTGGATATCCGGATTCTCATGAGACTTGCGGGATGTGGATGTGCTGTCGATAGCGTAGAGACCTGCACGGCGAAGCTGGTTGGCTTTTTCACGCTGGGCAGGGAGCAGGACCTTGGGCTGTCCTCCGCCACTAACGCAGCCCGTAGGGCAACACATGACTTCCATAAACTGAAAATCAGCACGGCCCGCCTTTATGTCTTCCATGACAGAGGGCAAGTGCTCAACGCCAGCAACAATGCAGACACTGATGGTCTGTCCATTGATGTCAACGCTTGCCTTGCGCACACCATCAAGCCCACGTACAGCTTCAAATTCAAGCTTTTTAAGCTTTTCGCCAGAGATGCTTTCGACCGCAGTACGAAGGGCAGCTTCCATGACGCCACCAGTGGTGCCAAAGATGTTGCCTGCACCAGTGTAGCAGCCAAGGGGAGAATCCACGTCCTGATCTGCAAGGTTCAGGAAATCGATACCCATATGCTTGATAAGCTGAGCCAGTTCGCGAGTGGTCAGAACCACATCGACATCCTGCTCGCCGCTGGCGTTCATTTCTGGGCGCTCGCACTCAAACTTTTTGCAGGTACAAGGCATAATAGCCACGCTCACGATCTTTTTGGGATCAACCTTGTCGATTTTCGCGCCATAGGTTTTGAACATGGAGCCAGCCATCTGCTGCGGGGAGCGACAGCTGGACAGGTGGTCAATCAGCTCTGGGTACTGGTCTTCAAGATATTTGACCCACGCCGGACAGCATGAGGTAAACATGGGCAGGGTACCGCCATTCTGAATGCGGTGCACGAGTTCTGCAGCTTCTTCCATGATGGTCAGGTCAGCAGCAAAGTTGGTGTCATAGACCCGGTCAAAGCCCAGTTCACGCAGAGCTGCGATGAGCTTTCCCTGACACATGGAACCGTATTCAAGACCAAATTCTTCGCCGAGAGCAACACGGATCGCCGGAGCGCACTGCACCATTGTGTAGGCGTTAGGATCGGCGAGCACGTCCATGACTTTTTTAATGTCACTTCGGAAATGAGCAGCAAAAAGGGGTTCCTTGGTACTGGGAAGCATGCCGCGCATGGCAAGACGCTCAGCGTGGCTGTGCTCATATTCTTCAAGACTGGAATCATATGCGCTGCATTCCTGCACGCACTGACCACAGAGCACACATTTGTCTGTATCAATGGTGTGGGGTTGGTGAAGGGTGCCGGAGATGGCGTCCACCGGGCAAATTTCTGCACAGCGGCCACAGCCCGTACACAGCTCCGGGTCAATCGCAATAATGTCTTTCATTGTGGACATGGCAAAATCCTTTATGCGGGAAGGTAACGAATGGCAGAGAGCATGCTCAGAGCCGCTTCGTAGTTACGGCGGGCGCGCAGATCAACAGGGCGAACAATCTGGAGTGCTTCACGGGGGCACACGTCAACGCAGGCCGGGCCATGTCCTGTGCCGCGGCACATATCGCATTTGCGGGCAACATAGGACTGACAGGGAACGGTTTTTTCGCCGTCATTTGACTTGAGAGTGCGCTGCATAACAGGCTCACCCTTTTTGAATACGGGCATAAGTTCCATAGCCCCAAAAGGACAGGCAACCATGCAGGTCTTGCATCCCATGCACACGTCTTCGTTCACGATAACAGAGCCGTCCACAATCTGGATGGCATCGACGGGACAGACATTGGCGCAGGGAGCGTCTTCGCAGTGTCGGCACTGAACTGGAGACGCGACCTTATCATTTCTCACCATATACAGGCGGGGCTGAACAGGAGTTTCAATCATGCCAACAGTGTTGGCATGTGTATCTGCATGTGCATCAGCACAGGCCACCTCGCAGAGGCGGCAGCCAATACACTTTGAAGAGTCGGCAATGACAAAGTTATTCAGGGAAACAGACATCTTCTTTCCTTTTATGCTGACGCGTTACATACAGCTGGCTGCACAGAATATTTCTTGATGCGGGCTGCACAAACCTTGAGTTCTGCTGTTTCTGTGACCGGGTCTGCTGCACTGGTTGTGAGCATGTTTCCCGGGCTTTCCGTAAAGTGGAAGGTGATAAACAGTAGCCCCCGAGGGACGCGGGTCGTTGTCTGAATACGGGTGACAACTTCTCCTCGGCGGGTAGCAACAACAACTCTGTCGCCATACGCCAGTCCATACTCTGCGGCATCCTCAGGATGGATTTCCAGCATTTCTTCTGGACTCAGGCCATTAAGCCCCCAGCATTTTCTGGTCATGGTTGCGGTGTGGTAATGCGCCACAACGCGGCCCGTGGTCAGCATAAAGGGGTATTCATCATCCGGTAGTTCAGCCGGATCTTTGTGCTCAATGGCAGAGAATTTGCCAAGGCCATTCATGCAGGTATCAACATGCAGAATTGGTGTTCCTGGGTGATCTTCTGTCGGGCAGGGCCACTGAATTCCGCCTTTTTCAAGCCGTTCGTATGTAATACCGGCATAAGACGGAGTGAGGGACCGCATTTCGTCAAAAATCTCTTCTGGAGAGCTGTAATTTACGTCACAGCCCATCACTTGCATGAGTTCTGTCAGTATCTTCCAGTCTGGCTTACTCTTGCCAACCGGTTGGACCGCCTCCCGAATACGCTGTACGCGTCGTTCAGTACTTGTAAATGTGCCGTTTTTT
The Desulfobaculum bizertense DSM 18034 DNA segment above includes these coding regions:
- a CDS encoding [FeFe] hydrogenase, group A, producing MSTMKDIIAIDPELCTGCGRCAEICPVDAISGTLHQPHTIDTDKCVLCGQCVQECSAYDSSLEEYEHSHAERLAMRGMLPSTKEPLFAAHFRSDIKKVMDVLADPNAYTMVQCAPAIRVALGEEFGLEYGSMCQGKLIAALRELGFDRVYDTNFAADLTIMEEAAELVHRIQNGGTLPMFTSCCPAWVKYLEDQYPELIDHLSSCRSPQQMAGSMFKTYGAKIDKVDPKKIVSVAIMPCTCKKFECERPEMNASGEQDVDVVLTTRELAQLIKHMGIDFLNLADQDVDSPLGCYTGAGNIFGTTGGVMEAALRTAVESISGEKLKKLEFEAVRGLDGVRKASVDINGQTISVCIVAGVEHLPSVMEDIKAGRADFQFMEVMCCPTGCVSGGGQPKVLLPAQREKANQLRRAGLYAIDSTSTSRKSHENPDIQKLYKNFLGEPLGHTSHHLLHIERGEHSHE
- a CDS encoding 4Fe-4S dicluster domain-containing protein — translated: MSVSLNNFVIADSSKCIGCRLCEVACADAHADTHANTVGMIETPVQPRLYMVRNDKVASPVQCRHCEDAPCANVCPVDAIQIVDGSVIVNEDVCMGCKTCMVACPFGAMELMPVFKKGEPVMQRTLKSNDGEKTVPCQSYVARKCDMCRGTGHGPACVDVCPREALQIVRPVDLRARRNYEAALSMLSAIRYLPA